ACCCCGCTATTACTATAAGCAAAGCTATTGAGAAAAGGTCCAAATCCTGTCAAGTGCTATTTGTGGGTACTAACCAAGGGTTAGAAGCGGATATAATTCCGAAGGAAGGCTATGATTTCAAAACAATTGATATCCGAGGATTTGAGCGCCGGCTTACTTTGCAAAACCTTGCCACACTATTTAAATCAGCCGCCAGCATATGGCAATCCCAAAGTATCATCCGCAAGTTTAAACCCGACATTGTAATTGGCACAGGGGGATATGTTTGCGGTCCAGTCCTTCTGGCCGCAAGCCTTCTAGGGGTGCCGACAATTATTCAGGAGCAGAATGTTATCCCGGGGATAACAAATAAAATTTTGGCTAGGTTTGTTGATAAAATAGCCGTTGGTTATGCCGATGCTGCAAATTATTTTCCTTCTAAAGACAAAGTCATTTTTACCGGCAATCCAATTCGCCCGGAGGTTATGTCTGCCTCACGCCAGGAAGGCATTGAGGCACTTGGGCTAGACCCCAAAAAACGGACAATCCTAATTTCCGGAGGAAGCCGAGGCGCTCGAAGTATAAACCAAGCTATGGTTGAAGTATATAAATATTTCATAGCTCGAAAAGATGTTCAGCTATTGCATGTGACCGGAAAAACCGAGTATAATGGCATAGTTGGAAATTTAGAACAATCTGGTATAGATATTACCTCTGCTGGAAATATTAGTATAAAACCTTATTTATATAATATGCCACTTGCCTTAGCCGCTGCAGATTTAGCAATCTTTCGGGCTGGCGCAGTTGGCTTAGCAGAATTAACGGCGCGAGGTATTCCCTCAATCCTAATACCATATCCATATGCTGCAGAAAATCACCAGGAACATAACGCACTAGTGATGGAAAATCATGGAGCGGCTGCTGTTATCCGCGATAAAGAGCTAAGTGGCGAGAGGCTATTAGTATTAGTTAAAGAATTGATTGATGATCCCTCTAGGCTTGAATTAATGGCCGCAGCCAGTAAAAGAATAGGCCGCCCGGAGGCAGCAGAGCATATCGCGGAAATTGCTATTGATTTGACCAATACTAAGTCTTAGTAAATTTTATTTTTTACTTATCTGTCTAGTAACATCAATACCCTCTTGTTCATACAATATTATACATTATAATTCAGGGTATATGGCGCGAGAAAGGAGCGAAGTTTTTGCTAAATCATATTAAGAGTTTTCATTTTGTTGGTATTGGCGGTGCAGGTATGAGCGCCATTGCTACAATTTTGCTGCAAATGGGTTATATTATCTCTGGTTCAGATATGAGCGCTTCTGAAACAACAAGAAAACTTGAAAAACTAGGGGCTAAAGTTTATATCGGACATAATGAACAAAATCTAGGTGATGTCGAGGCCGTTGTTGTATCGACGGCCATACCCGATAGCAATGCTGAAGTATTATCCGCTAAGTTAAGAAATATAAAAATTTACCATCGTTCTGATGTTGTAGCTGCCTTGATGAAAGAGCGCAAAGGCATTGCAGTAGCAGGGGCGCATGGTAAGACGACGACAACGTCAATGGTCGCCCTTATGCTTGAAAAGGCGGGTATTGATCCTACTATTATTATTGGCGGTGAATTAAATTATCTTGGCGGTAATGCTAAACTAGGCTCAGGCGACTGGTTAGTAGCCGAGGCTGATGAAAGCGATGGTTCATTTTTAAAACTGTCGCCGCAGATAGCGATAATTACTAATATTGAAAATGACCATATGGACTTTTATCAAACAATGGAAAACATTTTACATACATTTGAGGAATTTTTACTAAAGCTTCCTCAAAAAGACGGAATGGCGGTATTATGCTTTGATAATAAACATATCAGGGATATAGCTAATAGCCTAGAACGAAAATTTGTTTCTTATGCTATTGAAAATCAAGATGCGGAATATCAGGCCCAAAATATCCGTGCCCAGGGTGCGGCGACTATTTTTGATGTTTATAGACATAAGAATTTATTAGGGACTATGAAACTAAACGTACCGGGTCGCCATAATGTGGCAAATTCGTTGGCTGCAATTGCTGTGGGAATACAGCTAGGATTGAGCTTTGAACAAATTGCCGAGGGAATAGCTCTTTTTCAAGGTGCTAAACGTCGGTTTCAGACAAAGGCTAGGCTTAATGGCATTTGGATTGTCGATGATTATGCTCATCACCCGACTGAAATTGCCACAACGATGTTAGCAGCACGGCAAACCGCGCCTAAAAGATTAATTTGTGTTTTTCAGCCACACCGTTTTTCCAGGACTATGCTGTTAAGGAATGAGTTTGGGAGCGCATTTTCTTCAACTGACTTATTAATTCTTACAGATATATACGCTGCTGGAGAAAGGCCGATTCCTGGTATCGATGGCGAGGTTATTAAGGAGGAGGTTGAGAAACAAACGGGTCAAAATGTTGTTTATATAAAAGATAAAGAAAGAATTGCTCGCTATCTCAGCGAAGTAACCGAACCGGGTGATTTAATAATCACCATGGGCGCAGGAGATGTTTATCGAGTCGGCGAAGAACTTATAGAAATACTAGTAAAAGATTAGTTTTGTATTTTGTCTTCCTTTGGAAGACATTCTCTTTTTGAGTGGGGTGGTTGTACTTTTCTAGGGGGGGAGACGATGGAGAAATTTATCGTCACAGGGGAAGTACAACTTCAAGGTAATCTACGAATTGGCGGGGCCAAGAATGCTACCTTGCCGATCATGGCTGCGTCGCTTTTGTGCTCAGGCGTCAGTGTTATTCACGATGTTCCGTTTATTCGTGATATTAACGCAATGCAGGACATCCTAATATTGCTAGGTGCTAAAATTCAACGCGAAGGAAATACGCTTATCATTGATACTACCAATGTTAGTAAGGCCGAGATTCCGGAGCATTTGATGCGCGAAATGCGAGCATCCGTTTTTCTCATGGGTCCGTTGTTAGGAAGATTCAAAAAAGTTCGGCTTTCTTACCCAGGGGGTTGTGATATTGGCCCTAGACCGATTGACCTACATATAAAAGCTTTGGAAAAAATCGGAGCAAAAATTAGCGAACGATTTGGTTTTATTGTAGCTGAGGCAACTCAATTGACCGGCGGAGATATTCACTTTGATTTCCCAAGTGTAGGTGCAACTGAGAACGCTGTAATGGCGGCGGTTCTTGCAAATGGTGTGACGATCATTAGAAATGCAGCCCGAGAACCTGAAATTAGCGACTTACAGACTTTTTTAAATAAAATGGGGGCAAAAATTAGTGGAGCAGGAACTGATACAATTCGGATCGAAGGTGTAAATAAACTTTATCCCACTGAACACACAATCATACCAGATCGCATACAGGCAGGTACTTTTTTGATTGCCGGAGCTATGACTCAGGGTGATGTTACAATTGAAAACATTAGGCCTGAATATCTATTCTCTGTACTTGACAAACTGGAGGAAATTGGAGCCAATATTGAGACGGGTATAAACTATGTCCGCGTTAAAGCAGGCGATTTACGCGGTGTTGATATTAAAACACTGCCGCATCCGGGTTTTCCCACTGATTTGCAGGCGCCCATTCTATCGCTGCTTACCATTGCAAAAGGAACAAGCGTAATAACTGAGACCATTTTTGAAAATCGGTTTAAGCATGTAGATGAATTGTCTCGAATGGGGGCTAAAGTAAAGGTTGAGGGGCGGACTGCCATTATTCGCGGTATACCTAAGTTGACAGGAGCTTGTGTAGCAGCTCCGGATCTTAGGGCAGGAGGCGCGCTAGTCTTGGCGGCATTAGCCGCCGAGGGAATAACAGAAATTGAAGCAGTGCATCACATTGACAGAGGCTATGAAAAATTCGAGGAGAAACTTCAAAGTCTTGGTGCAAACATTATACGTCACGGAAGCGGATAGGGGGTTTCTAAGTGAAATCAAAAAAAATTGCTGTTGTAATGGGAGGGCCTTCTGACGAGCGCGAAGTTTCGCTTAATACAGGACGGGCAATATTAAAGGCACTTCAGACAAAAGGTTATAATGTAATTGAGATTGATTTAGAACCTAAGCAATTTATAACTAAGATAGTAGAAGAAAACGTTGATATTGTATTTAATGCTATCCATGGTAAATTTGGTGAAGATGGGATACTACAAGGAGCACTCGAATTACTGGGGATTCCCTATACTGGGTCTGGTGTCCTGGCTAGCGCAATAGCCATGGATAAAGGGGTTTCAAAGCGGATATTCGTAGCTGCTGGAATCCCGACGCCTAAATCACGTTTATATACCAAAGATGAACTTAATGCCGCATTACCGACAGTGATTGAGAAGGATTTCGGTGTCCCCGTAGTAATTAAATCAGCAGCGCAAGGCTCCAGCATTGGTGTTTACATTGTAGAGAAGCCAGGTGATCTTAACGAGGCTGTGAAGCAGGCTTTCAAATATAGCGATAGTATTTTAGTGGAAGAATTTATAAAAGGACGGGAAGTAACAGTTGCAGTGTACGGTAGCCACGATCCGAAAGCTTTGCCAATAATTGAAATTGCACCTCATTCAGGACGCTATGATTATCATTCCAAGTATACTAAAGGTGCGACAGAATATATTGTACCTGCCAAGCTTGATAATGATGTTACGATAGAACTGCAAAAAGTTGCCGTTACTACTTTCAAGGCTCTAGGATGTCGGGGAATAGCAAGGGTTGACATTATGTTGGATCAACAGAATAGGCCATATGTACTGGAGGTAAATACTATCCCAGGCATGACTGCTACAAGTCTAGTTCCTAAGGCAGCCGCGGCAGCGGGAATATCTTTTGAAGATTTGTGTGAAAAGCTGCTATTGATGCTTGAAGATAAATAGCTTTTAAAAAGGCAGCATATTACAATGCTGTCTTTTTTTGATAGTTTATAGGACAAGTAAGTTGATGTATAATTACTTGTAAAGCAGCTTAGTAACAGAGGTGAATGCATGCAAAAGTTCTTACAGAAAAGGCGTCCACAACAAGACAACCAGCCATTTGGCCATGTGTTTTCGGCACTGTTAATATTGCTTGTTGTACTTATCGTAGGCTTTTTGTTTGTTAATTCCACATATTTTAATGTCGGTAATGTAGTTGTTGAAGGAAATAAGTATATGCCGACAGAGGAAGTATATGTAATTGCAGAGATCCCGGAACCCGTAAACATCTTAAAGCTTAATACTGGTCAAATACGTGAACGTCTTTTAAAAGACTTACGCGTTTCAGATGTAGATGTTATACGGAAGTTTCCCAGCACTATTGTAATTAGTATTAAGGAACGGCGGCCTCTTGCTTACGTTGCTAGCAGCTATGGTTTTGTTGAGGTCGATAAACAGGGTGTAATATTAGCTGCTCATAAGAATTTAAAACAAATAAATGTCCCGATGATTACAGGAATAAGACTTGATGGCGGATACGTTGGCGATAACGTTGAGCATCCACAAGTCGAGCCAGTTTTAGAGTATCTATCTACACTAGAAGAGCCAATTCTAAATCAAATATCTGAAGTTAATATTCAAGCAGGCGGGAGCATTGTTTGTTACACAGTAAAGTCTTCCCAACTAAAACTTGGAAAGGCGGAGAGAATGGCTGAAAAAGCTAAGTTAACTAATGAAATCCTTAATGAATTAGCAGGTAATAGTGCTATAATTGATTATATAGATCTGAACTATGCTTCTCCGTTTATAAAGTTTAAATCATAATTTATCGATGACCAAGACGCTATACGACTCCATCTTCTTAAGTGGGAGTTTACATCGTCTAAATCTCTAGATAAGTTCGGCTAAGCTTAAGATGGAGACAGAACTCCATCTTAAGTAAGTATCTTTTAATCCAGGATGTCTCGTGAGAAAGGGGTGAGTCAGTGTTACAAATAAAACAAGGACAAGCTGCTATTGCTTTTGTTTGTGTAATCTTAGGCTTTATGTTAGCGGTACAATTTCGGACAACAGAAGATATAAAATCTACTGTGCCTTTTCAGCGGATTGAAGATTTATCGCAGCGCTTGATTCAGACGGAAAAAGAACGGGATGCGTTGCAAAAACAAATTAGTGAGATGCGAGAATCGGGGACCAAGGCAGTTTCACAGGAGGCTGAGCTTTTAAGAATGGGGGCTGGGGTAATTGCAATGCAGGGTCCTGGGGTTTCAATAACGATTGATGATAGTAAGCGGCAATCAAAAATTGGGGAAAATCCGAATTTGTACATAATTCATGATGATGATATCCTTAAAGTTATCAATGAGCTCTGGGCGGCTGGCGCCGAAGCAATTTCTATTAACGAACAGCGCTTGATAGCTAGCTCGGAAATTCGCTGTGCTGGCCCAACTTTGTCAGTAAACAATACCCGTTATTCACCGCCGTATGAGATAAAAGCTATTGGAGAGCCGAATACTTTGGAAAATGCTCTTAAAATGCGCGGGGGTGTTGTCGAAACGCTACAGTTTTGGGGTATTCAAATTTCAATAAAAAAACAAGAAAATCAGATTGTCCCGGCGTATAAAGGAGCGTTTCGCTTTGAACTCGCCAAGCCGGTAAAGGATGGTGTGTAAGAATGGCGTTACCGGTTATAGGGCTGATTATAGGGCTGATTATTGGTATTGTATCTCCTATAAGTATACCTGTCGAATATGCTAAGTTTATGTCTGTAGCCTTGCTAGCCGCTTTAGATTCGGTATTTGGTGGTTTGCGGGCTGGCTCCGAAGAAAAATTTGATAATACAATTTTTATTACCGGTTTTTTTACTAATGCTTTATTAGCTGCCAGTCTTGTTTATGTTGGTGAACGCCTAGGAATTGACTTATATTATGTAGCCTTACTGGCGTTCGGCTTGCGTATTTTCCAAAATTTGGCTATTATTCGTCGATACTTTTTAAAAAAATAGTCTATTTCATAACTTGCCAAAAACCGCCATGTAAGGCGGTTTTTTAATTGAATGTCACCTTAGGTAGTTTTAAGGTTCAAACGCTATAGGACTTTTGCTGGATATTCCTAAATACTTATATTTTCTTTAATAACAAAAAAGGGAAATTGCTACTTCTGTTGAAACATAAGGAATGTAACATAATATTTTTGACGAGGGAAAGGCATGGATAAAAGCCATTTATTGGGGATTGATGTAGGAACAGCGACGGTCAAAGTTTTTTCTGGAGCTATGACAAATGAGCAGGATATTTCAATTGACAGCATAGGAATTATGCAGACCTTTGGGTTCGACAAAGGAGCAATATCAGATTACAAGGCCTTATCGTCATCTATTAAACAAGCCGTTGATTGTGCAATATCTGACAATCAAGTTTCTGCCCAAGGTGTTTACATTGGAGTGGGCGGCATGGGTATTCGCTCTTTTAACTGTATTGGCAGTATTGCTCCGCATTCGCCAAAAACAATAACAAATGAAGACATTGATCGAGTTTGTCGTTCATCTGTACTTACCGGTATTCCCGAGGAACTATACGTTCTGCATATTTTACCATTATGTTTTTGGGTTGATAAAAAGCGCCAGACATCTGCGCCAATAGGTATGCAGGGGTCTTGCTTGGAGGTTGAAACCCTTGTTGTAGCAGCTCCCGAAATGGCTATAAAAGAACTGATAGCGGCTGTCCGAAATACGGGAATAAAAGTTGCTGGGGTAGTTGCAAATTCTATAGTTGGTGCGCAAGCTTTGGCGCCAGATACCAAGGATAAAAAAGTAATAATAATCGACATCGGTGCTGGGACAACCGACGTTTCTCTATATCGTGGTGGGGTTATATATAACTCGGCATCACTGCCGCTAGGGGGCAATTACATAACACGCGATATAATGAAAGCGTTAGAGATAAGCGAGCAGCATGCGGAAGGCATCAAGCGTTATTATTCACGACTTGATAAAGCATTTCGCGGGCAAGCTGTAATCCTTGATTGTAATGATTATGGAACAACTGACAAACAGGTCTCTTATGACTTTCTCTTTGACGTAATTGAAAGCAGAGTAGAAGAAATTGTCTATTTAATTCACGAGCATATTAAGGGTTCAATGCTCGATAGTGATATTAATGAAATTGTATTTACCGGGGGATGTTCAGCCATGCCAAGTTTTGTAGCTGCTATTGAAAAACATTTCGGATTGCAGGTGAAAACAAAAGTACCGGATAAACTGCTGGCAGAATATTCATATCCAAGTAATACCTCATGTTATGGTGTTATTTTGCATGCCGCGCGGCATGCAGCGGCAGTAAGTCAAGAGCCTACAACGCAATCTTGGCGATCACTCTTTGAAAAGATTAGGAAGTTCTTCTAATAGCGTGGAACTCAGAATAAGGAGGAAAAATTTTCATGCTAGAATTTGATATGGATTTAGAACAGTTTGCTTCCATTAAAGTTAT
This window of the Veillonellaceae bacterium genome carries:
- the murG gene encoding undecaprenyldiphospho-muramoylpentapeptide beta-N-acetylglucosaminyltransferase, giving the protein MRVMLSGGGTGGHIYPAITISKAIEKRSKSCQVLFVGTNQGLEADIIPKEGYDFKTIDIRGFERRLTLQNLATLFKSAASIWQSQSIIRKFKPDIVIGTGGYVCGPVLLAASLLGVPTIIQEQNVIPGITNKILARFVDKIAVGYADAANYFPSKDKVIFTGNPIRPEVMSASRQEGIEALGLDPKKRTILISGGSRGARSINQAMVEVYKYFIARKDVQLLHVTGKTEYNGIVGNLEQSGIDITSAGNISIKPYLYNMPLALAAADLAIFRAGAVGLAELTARGIPSILIPYPYAAENHQEHNALVMENHGAAAVIRDKELSGERLLVLVKELIDDPSRLELMAAASKRIGRPEAAEHIAEIAIDLTNTKS
- a CDS encoding UDP-N-acetylmuramate--L-alanine ligase; its protein translation is MLNHIKSFHFVGIGGAGMSAIATILLQMGYIISGSDMSASETTRKLEKLGAKVYIGHNEQNLGDVEAVVVSTAIPDSNAEVLSAKLRNIKIYHRSDVVAALMKERKGIAVAGAHGKTTTTSMVALMLEKAGIDPTIIIGGELNYLGGNAKLGSGDWLVAEADESDGSFLKLSPQIAIITNIENDHMDFYQTMENILHTFEEFLLKLPQKDGMAVLCFDNKHIRDIANSLERKFVSYAIENQDAEYQAQNIRAQGAATIFDVYRHKNLLGTMKLNVPGRHNVANSLAAIAVGIQLGLSFEQIAEGIALFQGAKRRFQTKARLNGIWIVDDYAHHPTEIATTMLAARQTAPKRLICVFQPHRFSRTMLLRNEFGSAFSSTDLLILTDIYAAGERPIPGIDGEVIKEEVEKQTGQNVVYIKDKERIARYLSEVTEPGDLIITMGAGDVYRVGEELIEILVKD
- the murA gene encoding UDP-N-acetylglucosamine 1-carboxyvinyltransferase, whose product is MEKFIVTGEVQLQGNLRIGGAKNATLPIMAASLLCSGVSVIHDVPFIRDINAMQDILILLGAKIQREGNTLIIDTTNVSKAEIPEHLMREMRASVFLMGPLLGRFKKVRLSYPGGCDIGPRPIDLHIKALEKIGAKISERFGFIVAEATQLTGGDIHFDFPSVGATENAVMAAVLANGVTIIRNAAREPEISDLQTFLNKMGAKISGAGTDTIRIEGVNKLYPTEHTIIPDRIQAGTFLIAGAMTQGDVTIENIRPEYLFSVLDKLEEIGANIETGINYVRVKAGDLRGVDIKTLPHPGFPTDLQAPILSLLTIAKGTSVITETIFENRFKHVDELSRMGAKVKVEGRTAIIRGIPKLTGACVAAPDLRAGGALVLAALAAEGITEIEAVHHIDRGYEKFEEKLQSLGANIIRHGSG
- a CDS encoding D-alanine--D-alanine ligase: MKSKKIAVVMGGPSDEREVSLNTGRAILKALQTKGYNVIEIDLEPKQFITKIVEENVDIVFNAIHGKFGEDGILQGALELLGIPYTGSGVLASAIAMDKGVSKRIFVAAGIPTPKSRLYTKDELNAALPTVIEKDFGVPVVIKSAAQGSSIGVYIVEKPGDLNEAVKQAFKYSDSILVEEFIKGREVTVAVYGSHDPKALPIIEIAPHSGRYDYHSKYTKGATEYIVPAKLDNDVTIELQKVAVTTFKALGCRGIARVDIMLDQQNRPYVLEVNTIPGMTATSLVPKAAAAAGISFEDLCEKLLLMLEDK
- a CDS encoding FtsQ-type POTRA domain-containing protein; this translates as MQKFLQKRRPQQDNQPFGHVFSALLILLVVLIVGFLFVNSTYFNVGNVVVEGNKYMPTEEVYVIAEIPEPVNILKLNTGQIRERLLKDLRVSDVDVIRKFPSTIVISIKERRPLAYVASSYGFVEVDKQGVILAAHKNLKQINVPMITGIRLDGGYVGDNVEHPQVEPVLEYLSTLEEPILNQISEVNIQAGGSIVCYTVKSSQLKLGKAERMAEKAKLTNEILNELAGNSAIIDYIDLNYASPFIKFKS
- a CDS encoding DUF881 domain-containing protein, with the translated sequence MLQIKQGQAAIAFVCVILGFMLAVQFRTTEDIKSTVPFQRIEDLSQRLIQTEKERDALQKQISEMRESGTKAVSQEAELLRMGAGVIAMQGPGVSITIDDSKRQSKIGENPNLYIIHDDDILKVINELWAAGAEAISINEQRLIASSEIRCAGPTLSVNNTRYSPPYEIKAIGEPNTLENALKMRGGVVETLQFWGIQISIKKQENQIVPAYKGAFRFELAKPVKDGV
- a CDS encoding small basic family protein, which gives rise to MALPVIGLIIGLIIGIVSPISIPVEYAKFMSVALLAALDSVFGGLRAGSEEKFDNTIFITGFFTNALLAASLVYVGERLGIDLYYVALLAFGLRIFQNLAIIRRYFLKK
- the ftsA gene encoding cell division protein FtsA produces the protein MDKSHLLGIDVGTATVKVFSGAMTNEQDISIDSIGIMQTFGFDKGAISDYKALSSSIKQAVDCAISDNQVSAQGVYIGVGGMGIRSFNCIGSIAPHSPKTITNEDIDRVCRSSVLTGIPEELYVLHILPLCFWVDKKRQTSAPIGMQGSCLEVETLVVAAPEMAIKELIAAVRNTGIKVAGVVANSIVGAQALAPDTKDKKVIIIDIGAGTTDVSLYRGGVIYNSASLPLGGNYITRDIMKALEISEQHAEGIKRYYSRLDKAFRGQAVILDCNDYGTTDKQVSYDFLFDVIESRVEEIVYLIHEHIKGSMLDSDINEIVFTGGCSAMPSFVAAIEKHFGLQVKTKVPDKLLAEYSYPSNTSCYGVILHAARHAAAVSQEPTTQSWRSLFEKIRKFF